Genomic window (Nitrospirales bacterium LBB_01):
CGCTGCCCCGCAGCCGTGGTGGGAACGAAAGCCCCGATATGCCACTGGGATGAAACCTGGGAAGGCGGGTGAGTAGGTCGCCCTAAGCCGGAAAACCTGGCCGCTTGAATCAGAGGCATTTTGCCTCTTATTGTGCTACGAGGGTGGTCGCTGGTCAGATGAGTTTTTTGTTGTCATATTATTTTGTGCACTGTCAAATACCATCCCTTCGTAGCAAAATACAATTCGGGCACTATCTTGAAAGAACGAAAACTCAAAAAAAGAACCCTTAAGGAAAATCCAGCCATAGTAATTGCCGCATTTGGTACCACATCCCGCGGAAAGGCAGCTTATGACTTGTTTGATAAAAAAGTCAGGGAGCGGTATCCCACTTATGAAATCCAATGGGCATATACGTCTGAAATTATACGCGAAAAAACCGGAACTCCGGGAATCCTTCAGGCTCTTGCACAATTGGAGAATAGCGGCTATAGAAAAGCCATAATCCAGCCGCTTCAGATTTTTCCCGGCACCGAGTACCATGAGTTAATTGAAACCAGCCGCTCCTTTCCCGGAATGCGCATTGTTGCCGGAGAAACTCTTCTTCACAGGTGGCAGTATGTGCACGAGGTGTTTGCACTGGTAGCAGCGAGTTTTCTCAAAATTGATGAGGGGTTTAATATCATTGTTGCTCACGGAACACCGCTTTGCACTGACCCAGCTAATATCCTCTACCTTTCTCTTGAGTCCTATATTAACCAGCGCTTTTCTAATACGTTTTTTGCTACAGTTGACGGCTTTCCCGACAAAGCTCATTCACTAAGTAAATTATTTGCTCACACCAATGCCGAAAAACGCAAAAACGTCCGCCTAATCCCCTTTATGTTTATCTCAGGACTGCACTTTGAACACGATCTGATGGGCGATAACGACAGCTTTAAATCAGCGCTGCAAAGCAAGGGCTATCAAGTGGAATGTCTTAGCGTTACACACGAAAATCAGGTTTACTCCAAAGGGCTTGGGTTTTATGATGGAATTCCTGAGTTATTTCTAAACAGAATTGAACGCGCAATGTCTCTTATGGAGGTTTATTGATATGGTAATCAAAAAAATATTAACACTCATACTATTAGCAGCGTTCCCTGCGACTGCCTATGCTATGCATATTTCAGAGGGCATTTTGCCGCTTAAGTGGGCAGCTCTATGGTCTTTTACGGCACTGCCGTTTGTTTTATATGGGCTTTACAGGTTTAAGAAAATATCAGCTGTAGATATTTCATTTAAACCGCTGGTGGGTCTTATGGCAGCTGTGGTGTTTATCATATCCTGTATGCCGGTGCCTGTGCCCACAGTTGGAACCTGCTCACATCCTTGTGGAACGGGACTTGCTGCCATTTTGCTTGGCCCATCTATTAGCGTAGTTGTTAGTGCCGTAGCGCTTCTTATACAGGCGCTGTTTCTCTCTCACGGAGGGCTTACCACATGGGGTGCTAACATCATGTCTATGGGAGTTATGGGCTCTTTTGCCGGATTTTTCACTTTTAAGGCATTACGCACAATGAAGGTAAAACTTGCCGTTGCGGGGTTTTTAGCCGGAGTCATTGCAGATTGGGCAACATATTTTACAACATCCGTTGAGCTTGCCTCTGGTATAAGAGGAGAGTCTCCATTTTTGCCCCTTTTTTGGAAAATATTGCTTGCCTTTGTTCCAACTCAACTGCCGCTTGGGATTTTAGAGGGCGCTATTACCGCCGGCATGGTAGTCCTTCTTTCCAAAAAGAGACCCGATCTTCTTGTTAAAATGCGTGTGCTAAAACCGGAGGATGTAACTATATGAATTTTCTTTTTCTGTCATTCCTTTTTTCCTTGTCATTCCTGCGAAGGCAGGAATCCAGTTTTTTACTAGCGGAGTTACCTGCAAAGGTATTTATTATAATTTGTACTCTTACGTTTATTTTATCTTTTCAACTGTCAGTTTCCTTTGCAAAAAGCGATAAATGGACAGGCGTTGACGAATCTGTGGTGGAAAAATATGCTGAGGAACACGGACGGAAAGCCTGGACTCCGTTTATAAACACCGACCAGGGCGACCTTCTGCTTTTTGTTTTCCTGATTGCAGGTGCTGCTGGAGGGTTTGTTGCAGGGTATTCATGGAAAAAACTTATGGATTTAAAACAGCCTGATACTAAAAAGGATGATACAAAGGCAGATGCACTCCCTCATTGAGTATTCAAGTAAAGACCATTGGGTTTGCAGAGTTGATGCCAGGGTTAAAATCATAGTTACTTTTGCTCTTTTAATTATGAGTTTAACTCATAATGGGCTTATGTTTCCTTTGATTTTGTTTTCGTTATGCGTAGTAGTTAGTCTTAGGATGAAAATACCTTTTAGAACCTTTATCCTAAGATTTTCAGAACCGGTTTTCATTGCATCGGTAATAGTGTTAATAAAGCTCTACAGCGTGCATGTCAGCGGATATAGGGATGGACTGATGGATGGGCTTGCCGTTGGAGGGAGAATAATAGGAGCAGTGTCAGTTATCGTAAGTCTTGGATTTACCACGCAATTTACCGACCTTATGTCTGCTCTTTCCTGGTTTAGGGTGCCTAAGAGCTTCATAGAAATCACCATGTTTGCTCTCAGATATATTTTTGTGTTGATGGAGGATGCGATGGTAATTTACAGCGCTCAAAAAAACCGTCTTGGATACTCATCCACTAAAAGGGGACTTAAATCATTTGGCACACTGGCAGGTTCTCTTACCATGAAAGCATTTGAACACAGCCAAAACCTTACAACAGCTATGGTGCAAAGGGGATACGACGGGCACATTCCTGTTGCAAACATCCTGCCGCTAAAAAATTCCGACATCATTGTTTCCTTTCTGTTTCTATTAGTTATGGGTATTGCATGGAGGTTTTAACATCAGCTCGGCTTTCCATGAAAGTGGATTCATTTAAATATCCTGACGGCACAGTTGCACTTTCTTCAATTGATTTAAATATAAAACAGGGCGAATTTGCAGGCATTCTGGGCGCTAACGGCTCAGGAAAAACCACACTGCTTAAGATTATGGATGGATTAATTAAAGATTATGCGGGAGCGTCCTTTTTAGACGGCAGTGATTTAAGGAGACTCTCCCCACGTGAAATTTATAGCAAAATAGGAATGGTTTTTCAAAACCCTGACGATCAACTTTTTGCCTCAACAGTATTTGAGGATGTTTCTTTTGGTCCCATAAACATGGGGTTTTCTAATGACAAAACCATTCACCTTGTACAGAAAGCTCTTGAAGCTGTGGAGATGTCCGAATTTGCAAAAAAATCAATCCATAATCTCAGCTACGGGCAAAAAAAAAGAGTCTGCATAGCAGGGCTTTTAGCAATGGGACATGAGATACTGCTTCTTGATGAGCCGACCTCGGGATTAGACCCAATGGGCGAATACAAGATGATGTCTCTCCTTAATAAATTAAACAAGGAAAATTCTGTAACCATTGTAATGGCAACCCATAGCGTTGAGCTAATCCCGTTATTTCTTCATAATCTCTACATCCTAAGTAAAGGCAGTGTTATAAGGGGCGGTAAACCGGAGGAGGTATTTACGGCCCCTGAGGATATGGCAGATGTTAAGCTCCGTCTTCCTCAAATAGCCGAGCTTATCTATAAACTAAAAAACGAGGACGCACTCCCCTTTGGCAAACTCCCGCTTACAATAGGAGAGGCCAGAAGGGAAATACTTAATTTGTATACTAATAAGTAAAACCATGTTACTTCAGAAAAAGAGTTTAACCACGAAAGTCACGAAAAATTAAAAAAAAATTAAAAAAAATATTTTCTAATAGAAATTCACTTGACACAAAATGAATATATTTGTAAAATCCTATTGGGTAATGCTTTAGCGATTATGCTAGGGCTTGATACGCTGTATTGACAACGGGGGTTTTATTTGTGTATTATACCGCCGGATGTGTAGAGTAACGTGAGATGGATGGTACGATTAGTTCAGAAAACCATGGAATGTGTTTAAGGAAAACGGAGGAGATATGAGATTAGTATTGTTAGGAGCGCCGGGCGCTGGTAAAGGAACTCAGGCTAAGATGTTGATAGACAAATTTGGGATTCCTCAGATATCAACGGGGGATATTTTAAGAAAACATGTTGCTGACGGCACAGCCCTAGGTAAAGAAGCGAAAGGCTTTATGGACAGAGGCGAATTGGTTGCCGATAGTGTAGTAATCGGCATGGTAAAGGACAGACTTTCACAGAGCGATTGCAAGGCAGGGTTTATACTGGATGGTTTTCCACGTAACACCGCTCAGGCCGCTACCCTTGACGGAGTTTTAGAGTCATTGGGAATGCCGCTTACAAGGGCGTTAAGCGTTGACGTTGACTTTGACATTCTTATGAAAAGATTAACCGGACGTCGCACCTGTAAGGGCTGCAATCAGATGTATAATGTGTTTTTTAGCGCATCCAAAGCAGAAGGAAAATGCGACAAGTGCGGTGGAGACCTCTACCAAAGAGATGACGATAAAGAAGACACCATCAAAAAGAGACTCGATGTGTATAAAGCACAGACAGAGCCGCTGATAGATTACTACGGCAAGAAGGGCATACTGAAGAGAGTGGACGGAGTAGGGGACATCAACGCAATATTTAGTAAAATAACTACGATGTTATCATAATAAAACCATAGGAGGTAGTAAAGAGATGGCACTAGTAAGGCCACATGGTAAGGAAAAGAAACTGAAGCCGTTGCTTTTAGAGGGCGCGGCACTCAGTGAGGAACTCAAGAAAGCGCAGGGCCTGACAAAGGTCAAGATGGCTTCAAGAGAGGTAGGAGACCTCATAATGTTGGGAATAGGCGGCTTCACACCGCTTGACGGCTTCATGGGTCATGATGACTGGAAAGGCGTATGCGACAACTACTTAATGAAAGACGGCGTGTTTTGGCCGATTCCTGTCACGCTTTCCACTTCTAAAGACGTAGCCGACAGCATAAAAAATGGACAAGAGGTTGCCCTCGTTGACGATGAGACCGGCGAAATTATGGGCACTATGGTTGTTAAAGAGAAGTATTCAATTGATAAAGACCATGAGTGTAAGAAAGTTTATAGAACCAATGATCAGGCTCACCCAGGTGTAGCGATGGTTATGCAGCAGGGTGATATAAATCTAGCTGGTCCTGTAAAAGTCCTAAGCCAGAGCACATTTCCAACCGAGTACGCAGGCATATACTTGACACCGGCTGAGACCAGAAAAATATTTGAAGACAAGGGCTGGAGCCGGGTGGCTGCATTTCAGACCAGAAACCCAATGCACCGCTCCCACGAATTTCTTGCAAAAATAGCTATTGAAATTTGTGACGGACTTTTAATTCACCAGCTGCTTGGTAAATTAAAACCAGGCGATATACCCGCAAACGTTAGAAAAGACTGTATCAACCTGCTGATGGAGCACTATCTTGTGAAAAACACCTGTGTACAGGCCGGCTATCCTCTGGATATGAGATATGCGGGCCCCAGAGAAGCGCTTCTTCACGCTCTCTTCAGACAGAACTACGGCTGTAGCGATCTTATCGTAGGACGTGACCACGCAGGCGTTGGTGACTACTACGGACCATTTGATGCTCAGACCATTTTTAAAGAAATTCCTACAGACGCTCTTGAGACCAAGCCAATGAACATAGACTGGACATTCTACTGCACAAAGTGTGACGGAATGGCCTCTATGAAGACCTGCCCGCACGGCAAAGAAGACAGATTGATGCTTAGCGGTACAGCCTTAAGGAAGATGCTTTCCGAAAATCTTGAGGTGCCAGACCACTTCAGCCGCCCCGAGGTTCTTGATGTTCTTAGGAAATACTACGCTGGTTTGACCGAAAAGGTAGAGATAAAAATGCACAAGCACTCAACAGGCTAAGAGAAAACAATGAGGGGGGAGACCCCCTCGTTAGTTTGTATATAGAACAGGGCTGTTAAGTTTGTAGGTAAGGCAGGCGGCCCTCATAAGGAACAATTAGCGATGGCTTTTTAAGCCAAAAAGTAAAAAGGAGGTAACATATGCCGAGTTTTGTTATGACTGAGAAGTGTGACGGCTGCAAAGGGCAGGAGAGAACAGCTTGTATGTACATCTGTCCGAATGACCTTATGAAGCTGGACCGCGACAGGATGAAAGCTTTCAACCAGGAGCCGGAGCAGTGCTGGGAGTGCTACAGCTGCGTTAAGATTTGCCCGCAGCAGGCCATCGAGGTCAGAGGCTACCAGGACTTCAATCCCCTTGGCGGAAACGTCATTCCGATGAGAGGTTCTGATTCCATTATGTGGACTATCAAGTTCAGAAGCGGCGCACTCAAACGCTTCAAATTCCCAATCCGCACAACAGCAGAGGGTTCAATTGATCCGTACAAGGGCAAGCCAGAGCCTAACTATGACAACCTGAAAAAGCCCGGGTTTTTTAACCTGCTGGAAGTGAAAAAACCGTAACTGAGTTGACAAACAGGAAGATTGATAAAATTAAAGAAAATAGTCCAATAACAGGAGGAAACTAATGGAATTAGAAACATGTAATTTTTCTTACTGCCAGAAGCCTGAGATGATTGAGATCGAAACCGACATTCTTTTGATCGGCGGCGGTATGGCTTGCTGCGGTGCAGCTTTTGAAGGCGCTCGCTGGGCAACCCCAAAGGGTCTTAAAATAACCATGGTTGACAAGGCTGCCACAGAGAGAAGCGGAGCAGTTGCCATGGGTCTGTCGGCTATCAACACCTACATGGGTGAAAACGACCCCAAAGATTATGTTAAGATGGTTAGGGGTGACCTTATGGGAATCATAAGGGAGGACCTCGTCTATGACGTAGGCCGTCACGTTGATGATTCAGTACACCTTTTTGAAGAGTGGGGCCTTCCTGTATGGAAAAGAGCCGACGACGGCCACACACTTGACGGTTCACACCCCGCAAAGAAACTCTCCGAGGGCGGTAAGCCGGTTAGAAGCGGTAAGTGGCAGATAATGATTAATGGTGAGTCATACAAAGTAATAGTGGCAGAAGCCGCCAAGAAGGCACTTGAAGTTAACAGAGCAGGCACGGGCCAGGCTCAGAACCATTATGAGAGAATTTTTATCGTAAAGCTCCTTCTGGATGCTAACGACCCAACCCGCGTAGCAGCAGCGGTTGGCTTTAGTACCAGAGAGAACAAAGCATATATATTCAAAGCAAAGTGCATGCTTTTGGCAGCCGGCGGTGCAGTTAACGTATTCAGACCCCGTTCAGTGGCAGAAGGTCAGGGTAGAGCATGGTATCCAGTGTGGAACGCAGGCACCACCTACGCATTAGCAGCTCAGGTAGGAGCAGAGCTCGTTCTTATGGAAAACAGATTCGTACCAGCAAGATTTAAAGACGGTTACGGCCCTGTCGGCGCATGGTTCCTTTTCTTTAAAGCAAAGGCAACTAACGCTCTTGGCGAGGACTACTGTGTAACCAACTTTGAGGCAACCAACAAGCTTTATGGCAAATACTGTTCAGATCCGCACAAGCTCGGCACTGCAATCAGAAATCACATGATGATGGTTGACATGAAGGCCGGTAAAGGTCCTATTTGGATGAACACCCACCATGCTATGGCAGAGCTTGGAAAGACCATGGATGCCAAGCAGATCAAACATCTTGAGGCTGAGGCATGGGAAGACTTTCTTGATATGTGTATCGGGCAGGCCGGAAAATGGGCAGCTTGCGACGTAGAGCCTGATAAGGCTCCATCAGAGATTATGCCTACTGAGCCGTATCTCCTTGGTTCACATGCAGGATGCGCTGGGCTTTGGGTAAGTGGTCCAAGTGATCTCGGCGCTCCTAAGGAGTGGTGTTGGGGTTATGACAGAATGACCACCGTTAAGGGTCTCTTTACGGCAGGCGACGGCGTTGGTGCATCCGGTCACAAATTCTCATCAGGCTCACATGCCGAGGGTAGAACAGCAGCTAAGGCAATGGTAGCCTACTGTCTTGACAACGCAAGCTACAAGCCTGCAGTGTCAAAGAGCACAGAGGAGCTTGCAGGCGAGCTCTATCTGCCTTTTGAGATATACGAGAAATACAAAAACTACAGCACAGATACTAACGTTAACCCCCACTACATCAGACCGAAAATGCTTCAGGCCAGACTCCAGAAAATAATGGACGAGTATGTAGCCGGTGTTTCCACATGGTATATGACCAGCAAGACCATGCTTAACGAGGGTTTAAGGCAGTTAGTCGTTCTAAAGGAAGACTCCTTAAGAATGGCAGCCTCTGACCTTCACGAGCTTATGAGATGCTGGGAGAACTACCACAGAATTTGGACTGGAGAGTCACATGCCAGACACATTCTCTTTAGAGAAGATACCCGTTACCCTGGGTACTACTACAGAGGAGACTTCAACCTCGTGGATGATCAGAATTGGAAGTGCTTCACAATTTCCAAGTACAACCTTCAGACCAACCAGTGGGAGATGTCAAAGAGAGATTACGTACAGTTATTCCCAGACTGATAGATGACGGATTGTGGTATCAGGGACACCCGCAATAGTGCGGGTGTCCTTTACCGCATTTATGCCTGTTGAATAAAATGAGTGGAGGAGTTTTCATCATGCCAGAGGAAAAGACATCACAAATGGTGGTAATAGGCGGCGGTATGAGCGGTATGACTACAGCTATAGAGGCTGCTGAGGCAGGTATAACCTCGGTGATTATAGAAAAAAGTCCATATCTCGGCGGTCGTGTTGCCCAGTTGAACAAATACTTCCCAAAACTCTGCCCGCCGTATTGCGGGTTAGAAATTAATTTCAGACGTATCAAGCAGAACTCAAAAATTAGTTACTACACTATGTCGGAGGTAGAGAGCGTTAGCGGCTCCGAAGGGAATTTTACCGTCAAAGTTAAGATTAATCCCCGGTTAGTTAATTCAAAGTGCACGGCGTGCAACAAGTGTGTTGAGGTGTGCCCGATTGAACGCAGTAATTCCTTTAATTTTGGACTGGACAAAACAAAGGCCGTTTATCTTCCCCATGATATGGCTTTTCCTATGAGGTATGTGATAGATGAGTCGCTTTGCACCAAAGCCTCCTGTGCAAAGTGCGTCGCTGTTTGTAAGTACGACGCTATAGATTTCAACATGAAACCTGAGACAGTAGAGATAAAGACGCAATCAGTTGTGTATGCCACGGGGTGGAATCCTTACGATGCAAAAAAGATGGACAATCTCGGATTTGGTAAAGTTAAAAATCTGGTGACCAACATGATGATGGAGCGGATGGCATCACCTAATGGCCCGACAAAAGGGAAAATCCTAAGACCCGGCGACAAGAAGGAGCCAAAAACGGTAGCGTTTGTTCAGTGCGCTGGCTCAAGAGATGAGAATCATCTTGCCCACTGCTCGGCTATATGCTGCATGGCGTCCCTTAAGCAGGCGACTTATGTGAGAGAGCAGTATCCGGATTCCAACGTGTTTATTTATTACATAGATTTAAGGACGCCCGGAAAGTATGAGGATTTTTTAAAGAAGATTCAGGCGGATGAAAACGTGCATATGATAAAGGGTAAGGTTGCTAAGATAGAAGAGGACCCGGAAAGCGGCGACCCCGTTCTCACTGTTGAAGATATTGAGGGTGGCGCTAAGATAACCAAAAAGGTTGACATGGTAGTCCTGGCAACCGGAATGGAACCGGCCATAAAGACAGTCGGTAATCACGGATTGAAGTTAGATGACAACGGTTTTATAGATGCCGATACACAAACAGCGGGCATATATTCATCCGGTGTAGCTAAGAGACCAAATGATGTGAGTAATTCCGTTCAGGACTCTACGGCATCGGCCCTAAGGGGCATACAGTCCACGGTGAGGAGGTAACACAGAGATGGCTGACAGCAAATTGGGCGTATATATATGTACCGGATGCGGTATCGGGGAAGCAATAAGTGTTGAGGAGCTTCAAAAGTCGGCAAGAAGTGCCGCAGCCTGCAAGACTCACTCCT
Coding sequences:
- a CDS encoding cobalamin biosynthesis protein CbiK, producing the protein MKERKLKKRTLKENPAIVIAAFGTTSRGKAAYDLFDKKVRERYPTYEIQWAYTSEIIREKTGTPGILQALAQLENSGYRKAIIQPLQIFPGTEYHELIETSRSFPGMRIVAGETLLHRWQYVHEVFALVAASFLKIDEGFNIIVAHGTPLCTDPANILYLSLESYINQRFSNTFFATVDGFPDKAHSLSKLFAHTNAEKRKNVRLIPFMFISGLHFEHDLMGDNDSFKSALQSKGYQVECLSVTHENQVYSKGLGFYDGIPELFLNRIERAMSLMEVY
- a CDS encoding energy-coupling factor ABC transporter permease; translated protein: MVIKKILTLILLAAFPATAYAMHISEGILPLKWAALWSFTALPFVLYGLYRFKKISAVDISFKPLVGLMAAVVFIISCMPVPVPTVGTCSHPCGTGLAAILLGPSISVVVSAVALLIQALFLSHGGLTTWGANIMSMGVMGSFAGFFTFKALRTMKVKLAVAGFLAGVIADWATYFTTSVELASGIRGESPFLPLFWKILLAFVPTQLPLGILEGAITAGMVVLLSKKRPDLLVKMRVLKPEDVTI
- a CDS encoding cobalt transporter, which codes for MICTLTFILSFQLSVSFAKSDKWTGVDESVVEKYAEEHGRKAWTPFINTDQGDLLLFVFLIAGAAGGFVAGYSWKKLMDLKQPDTKKDDTKADALPH
- the cbiQ gene encoding cobalt ECF transporter T component CbiQ, with protein sequence MHSLIEYSSKDHWVCRVDARVKIIVTFALLIMSLTHNGLMFPLILFSLCVVVSLRMKIPFRTFILRFSEPVFIASVIVLIKLYSVHVSGYRDGLMDGLAVGGRIIGAVSVIVSLGFTTQFTDLMSALSWFRVPKSFIEITMFALRYIFVLMEDAMVIYSAQKNRLGYSSTKRGLKSFGTLAGSLTMKAFEHSQNLTTAMVQRGYDGHIPVANILPLKNSDIIVSFLFLLVMGIAWRF
- a CDS encoding ATP-binding cassette domain-containing protein, whose protein sequence is MEVLTSARLSMKVDSFKYPDGTVALSSIDLNIKQGEFAGILGANGSGKTTLLKIMDGLIKDYAGASFLDGSDLRRLSPREIYSKIGMVFQNPDDQLFASTVFEDVSFGPINMGFSNDKTIHLVQKALEAVEMSEFAKKSIHNLSYGQKKRVCIAGLLAMGHEILLLDEPTSGLDPMGEYKMMSLLNKLNKENSVTIVMATHSVELIPLFLHNLYILSKGSVIRGGKPEEVFTAPEDMADVKLRLPQIAELIYKLKNEDALPFGKLPLTIGEARREILNLYTNK
- a CDS encoding adenylate kinase, coding for MRLVLLGAPGAGKGTQAKMLIDKFGIPQISTGDILRKHVADGTALGKEAKGFMDRGELVADSVVIGMVKDRLSQSDCKAGFILDGFPRNTAQAATLDGVLESLGMPLTRALSVDVDFDILMKRLTGRRTCKGCNQMYNVFFSASKAEGKCDKCGGDLYQRDDDKEDTIKKRLDVYKAQTEPLIDYYGKKGILKRVDGVGDINAIFSKITTMLS
- the sat gene encoding sulfate adenylyltransferase, encoding MALVRPHGKEKKLKPLLLEGAALSEELKKAQGLTKVKMASREVGDLIMLGIGGFTPLDGFMGHDDWKGVCDNYLMKDGVFWPIPVTLSTSKDVADSIKNGQEVALVDDETGEIMGTMVVKEKYSIDKDHECKKVYRTNDQAHPGVAMVMQQGDINLAGPVKVLSQSTFPTEYAGIYLTPAETRKIFEDKGWSRVAAFQTRNPMHRSHEFLAKIAIEICDGLLIHQLLGKLKPGDIPANVRKDCINLLMEHYLVKNTCVQAGYPLDMRYAGPREALLHALFRQNYGCSDLIVGRDHAGVGDYYGPFDAQTIFKEIPTDALETKPMNIDWTFYCTKCDGMASMKTCPHGKEDRLMLSGTALRKMLSENLEVPDHFSRPEVLDVLRKYYAGLTEKVEIKMHKHSTG
- the aprB gene encoding adenylyl-sulfate reductase subunit beta codes for the protein MPSFVMTEKCDGCKGQERTACMYICPNDLMKLDRDRMKAFNQEPEQCWECYSCVKICPQQAIEVRGYQDFNPLGGNVIPMRGSDSIMWTIKFRSGALKRFKFPIRTTAEGSIDPYKGKPEPNYDNLKKPGFFNLLEVKKP
- a CDS encoding adenylyl-sulfate reductase subunit alpha, translated to MELETCNFSYCQKPEMIEIETDILLIGGGMACCGAAFEGARWATPKGLKITMVDKAATERSGAVAMGLSAINTYMGENDPKDYVKMVRGDLMGIIREDLVYDVGRHVDDSVHLFEEWGLPVWKRADDGHTLDGSHPAKKLSEGGKPVRSGKWQIMINGESYKVIVAEAAKKALEVNRAGTGQAQNHYERIFIVKLLLDANDPTRVAAAVGFSTRENKAYIFKAKCMLLAAGGAVNVFRPRSVAEGQGRAWYPVWNAGTTYALAAQVGAELVLMENRFVPARFKDGYGPVGAWFLFFKAKATNALGEDYCVTNFEATNKLYGKYCSDPHKLGTAIRNHMMMVDMKAGKGPIWMNTHHAMAELGKTMDAKQIKHLEAEAWEDFLDMCIGQAGKWAACDVEPDKAPSEIMPTEPYLLGSHAGCAGLWVSGPSDLGAPKEWCWGYDRMTTVKGLFTAGDGVGASGHKFSSGSHAEGRTAAKAMVAYCLDNASYKPAVSKSTEELAGELYLPFEIYEKYKNYSTDTNVNPHYIRPKMLQARLQKIMDEYVAGVSTWYMTSKTMLNEGLRQLVVLKEDSLRMAASDLHELMRCWENYHRIWTGESHARHILFREDTRYPGYYYRGDFNLVDDQNWKCFTISKYNLQTNQWEMSKRDYVQLFPD
- a CDS encoding CoB--CoM heterodisulfide reductase iron-sulfur subunit A family protein gives rise to the protein MPEEKTSQMVVIGGGMSGMTTAIEAAEAGITSVIIEKSPYLGGRVAQLNKYFPKLCPPYCGLEINFRRIKQNSKISYYTMSEVESVSGSEGNFTVKVKINPRLVNSKCTACNKCVEVCPIERSNSFNFGLDKTKAVYLPHDMAFPMRYVIDESLCTKASCAKCVAVCKYDAIDFNMKPETVEIKTQSVVYATGWNPYDAKKMDNLGFGKVKNLVTNMMMERMASPNGPTKGKILRPGDKKEPKTVAFVQCAGSRDENHLAHCSAICCMASLKQATYVREQYPDSNVFIYYIDLRTPGKYEDFLKKIQADENVHMIKGKVAKIEEDPESGDPVLTVEDIEGGAKITKKVDMVVLATGMEPAIKTVGNHGLKLDDNGFIDADTQTAGIYSSGVAKRPNDVSNSVQDSTASALRGIQSTVRR